The proteins below are encoded in one region of Desulfobacterales bacterium:
- a CDS encoding TraB/GumN family protein, with protein sequence MTESGGDAATYRLTVDEKEIVLLGTAHVSRESAEAAEALIEAEQPDSVCVELCPSRYQAITQQKQWQEMDIVKVIKEKKAFLLFANFLLASFQKRIGDKLGIKPGEEMIRAINAGEAAGSEICLADRDIRVTLSRTWRSTGAWSKLKLLFQLLLSMGGVDEIDEADIEKMKQRDMLESILSELEKSHPSLRKILIDERDRYLAHKIRHAPGKKTVAVMGAGHVPGIQKYIAEDIDIAPLETVPPKGRGAGVFKWLIPAAILLLIVTGFFFGGAEKGKDMISWWVAVNGIFAGLGAIIALAHPLTILATIVAAPLTSLNPMIAAGWVAGLVEAFVRKPKVKDFENLSDDILSVRGFWKNNVTRILLIVVLANLGSGIGTFLALPLMLKVLGT encoded by the coding sequence ATGACGGAATCAGGCGGGGACGCCGCGACCTATCGGCTGACTGTTGATGAGAAGGAAATTGTACTTCTGGGCACCGCGCATGTATCCCGGGAAAGCGCGGAGGCCGCGGAGGCTTTGATTGAAGCGGAACAGCCGGATTCCGTGTGTGTGGAGTTATGCCCCTCCCGGTATCAGGCCATTACTCAGCAGAAGCAGTGGCAGGAGATGGATATCGTCAAGGTAATCAAGGAGAAAAAGGCCTTTCTCTTGTTTGCCAACTTTCTGCTGGCCTCGTTTCAGAAACGGATCGGGGATAAATTGGGCATCAAGCCGGGCGAGGAGATGATCCGGGCCATCAATGCCGGGGAAGCGGCCGGATCGGAGATTTGCCTCGCGGACCGCGATATTCGCGTGACGCTTTCCCGCACCTGGCGAAGTACCGGGGCGTGGAGCAAGCTGAAATTGCTCTTCCAGCTTCTGCTTTCCATGGGCGGCGTGGATGAGATTGACGAGGCGGATATCGAGAAGATGAAGCAGAGGGATATGCTGGAGTCCATCCTGTCAGAACTGGAAAAGAGCCATCCTTCGCTTCGGAAAATCTTGATCGATGAGCGGGACCGGTATCTGGCCCATAAGATCCGCCATGCGCCGGGCAAAAAGACCGTGGCCGTGATGGGCGCCGGCCATGTGCCCGGGATTCAGAAATATATCGCAGAAGATATTGATATCGCCCCGCTTGAGACGGTGCCCCCTAAGGGACGGGGCGCGGGTGTTTTCAAATGGCTGATTCCCGCGGCTATTCTGCTGCTGATTGTCACGGGGTTTTTTTTCGGCGGTGCGGAAAAGGGGAAAGACATGATTTCCTGGTGGGTGGCGGTCAACGGCATTTTTGCCGGTCTGGGCGCCATTATTGCCCTGGCCCACCCCCTCACCATATTGGCGACCATTGTGGCCGCGCCGCTTACTTCTTTAAACCCCATGATTGCCGCCGGCTGGGTGGCCGGTCTGGTGGAGGCGTTTGTCAGAAAGCCCAAAGTCAAGGATTTTGAAAATCTGTCCGATGATATCCTGTCTGTGCGGGGATTCTGGAAAAATAACGTCACCCGCATCCTGCTTATCGTTGTCCTCGCCAACCTGGGCAGCGGCATCGGCACCTTTCTGGCGCTGCCTTTGATGCTCAAAGTGCTCGGCACTTGA
- a CDS encoding manganese efflux pump MntP family protein, which yields MGLIEIILIAVGLAMDAFAVSIAAGTSGRLGGKRAIFRLSFHFGLFQAMMPVIGWYAGVYIAALISAVDHWVAFGLLLFVGIRMIKGAFETDTDAFKDDPSRGASLVILSVATSIDALAVGLSLAMLEVNIWYPCVIIGVITAGLSVLGIQAGKFFGRKLGSRMELAGGVILILIGCRILISHLIQEL from the coding sequence ATGGGTCTTATTGAAATTATTTTAATCGCCGTCGGTCTCGCCATGGATGCCTTTGCCGTCTCCATTGCCGCCGGCACATCCGGCAGGCTCGGCGGCAAACGCGCCATATTCCGCCTGTCCTTTCACTTCGGCCTGTTTCAGGCCATGATGCCGGTAATCGGCTGGTATGCGGGCGTTTACATCGCCGCGCTGATTTCCGCCGTCGACCATTGGGTGGCTTTTGGCCTGCTGCTGTTCGTGGGCATCCGGATGATCAAAGGCGCATTTGAGACCGACACGGACGCATTTAAAGACGATCCCTCCCGGGGCGCAAGCCTCGTGATCCTCTCTGTAGCCACCAGCATCGACGCCCTGGCCGTGGGCTTAAGTCTTGCCATGCTGGAGGTCAACATCTGGTATCCGTGCGTCATTATCGGCGTCATCACCGCCGGACTCTCTGTCCTCGGCATCCAGGCCGGCAAATTTTTCGGCCGAAAGCTTGGCTCCCGCATGGAACTCGCGGGCGGCGTAATTCTGATACTTATCGGCTGCCGGATTCTTATCTCCCACCTGATCCAGGAGCTATGA
- a CDS encoding alpha/beta fold hydrolase has protein sequence MNLLCHSNHMRLGGFVCCLCFRGVLVLGLFAVLLTGCSRVKPTASENRAAYVVLLHGLGRGPSSMDSIAACLAEAGYTVVNAKYPSTRYPVKQIAETHIPEIMGRCRENEHKKIHFVTHSMGGIVLRQYLQAHQLPPGSRIVMISPPNQGSELVDVFGGWFFFEWIYGPAGKTLGTGPQSLPKRLAPVDAEIGIIAGSRSFNPIGSWIIPGKDDGRVAVESTILPGMNDFLVLPRTHNFIAESAEVCRQVAAFLETGRFKRSRQASEREGQ, from the coding sequence ATGAATTTGTTGTGTCATTCCAATCATATGCGGCTTGGGGGCTTTGTTTGCTGTCTTTGTTTTCGCGGCGTACTGGTCCTTGGACTGTTTGCCGTTCTGCTGACGGGCTGCTCGCGGGTTAAACCCACGGCTTCGGAAAACAGGGCGGCATACGTGGTTTTGCTTCATGGCCTGGGGCGGGGACCGTCTTCCATGGATTCGATTGCCGCTTGCTTGGCCGAAGCCGGATATACGGTGGTAAACGCTAAATACCCCTCCACCCGGTATCCGGTTAAACAAATCGCTGAAACGCATATACCCGAGATAATGGGGCGATGCCGGGAGAACGAACATAAAAAAATCCATTTTGTCACCCATTCAATGGGAGGTATTGTCCTCCGCCAATATTTACAGGCCCATCAATTGCCCCCGGGCAGCCGTATCGTAATGATCAGTCCGCCCAACCAGGGAAGCGAACTGGTGGATGTCTTCGGCGGCTGGTTCTTTTTTGAATGGATTTACGGGCCGGCGGGCAAAACCCTCGGCACCGGCCCGCAAAGCCTGCCCAAGCGGCTTGCGCCAGTAGATGCCGAAATCGGGATTATTGCGGGCAGCCGGAGTTTTAATCCGATCGGTTCATGGATTATTCCTGGAAAAGATGACGGCCGGGTGGCTGTCGAAAGCACAATACTGCCGGGGATGAATGATTTTCTGGTGCTGCCGCGCACCCATAACTTTATTGCGGAAAGTGCTGAGGTATGCCGCCAGGTGGCCGCATTTCTTGAAACGGGTCGATTTAAACGCAGCCGGCAGGCATCTGAAAGGGAGGGGCAGTAA
- the rdgC gene encoding recombination-associated protein RdgC: MGLLSATMSLARYRVEGRIPDPFLETVRDRLKNHAIREIDNDPAEKSVGWTCFENPFQPDFDNVNLVFGTYLVFSLRIDKKQIPAKVLKKHLDMAVIKRLKQSERSSLTKNEKQELRDEVARRLYVRIPATPNVYEVIWNYEGQALWFFSTQKAANEELESIFAKTFKLSIIRMFPFTEAEITCGLTDEQKDLLYKAAPTFFQGGSNA, from the coding sequence ATGGGTTTATTGTCCGCTACCATGTCTCTCGCCCGCTACCGGGTGGAGGGCCGTATTCCGGACCCGTTTCTTGAAACGGTGCGGGATCGGCTGAAAAATCACGCCATCCGCGAAATTGACAATGATCCGGCCGAGAAAAGCGTCGGCTGGACCTGCTTTGAGAATCCGTTTCAGCCGGATTTTGACAATGTCAACCTGGTATTCGGCACCTATCTGGTCTTCTCTTTGCGCATCGATAAAAAACAGATTCCCGCCAAGGTGCTTAAAAAACATTTGGACATGGCGGTGATAAAGCGGCTTAAGCAGTCCGAGCGCAGCAGTTTGACCAAAAACGAAAAGCAGGAACTCCGCGACGAGGTGGCCCGGCGTCTTTATGTCAGAATCCCGGCCACCCCTAACGTCTACGAGGTGATCTGGAACTATGAGGGGCAGGCGCTCTGGTTTTTTTCCACGCAGAAGGCAGCCAACGAGGAGCTGGAATCAATTTTTGCAAAGACCTTTAAGCTCTCCATTATCCGGATGTTTCCCTTCACCGAGGCGGAGATAACCTGCGGATTGACGGATGAACAGAAGGACCTGCTCTATAAGGCGGCACCGACGTTTTTCCAGGGAGGTTCAAATGCTTGA
- a CDS encoding penicillin acylase family protein — protein MKRIHWLLVILLAAVIALPATSVAEVTTARDDKGVWFIKGHESDSIYDVFKEMGYAVATDRLWQMEKYRRSANGTLAEILGAGENNKFLNQDILVRVTGYSDTELSEGFDALDAETREMIQGYVDGVNQRINEVSADLTQLPIEFHGLGQKLGLGGPLVPDQWTPEDILAWEAALLRQFDPGAQSRGQLDNARLIQYLQTAFGENLGMQMFNDLRWKNDPDAQTYIPESKANTNTTAAAGPKAAETRKVANAPSTPAEKEKAIANVQKISEPMDNLWANRVETLKQINAYVKMGSYAWVVDKDKTASGRPIIYSGPQMGFSVPSIVMEGSIEAAGLNISGMAIPGLPGIVIGRTPHHAWSMQVGHAHTVDYYFETPAEVTFHRTETIKVAGQENVEYPVFRSDHGPIISPRPYDPAGYNPAEDDPLIAWRYSHWGKEFETIKAFLNLARAQSMDEFGAALRNVAVSQHFCYADQDGNIAYWMSGMDPERPDGFDYRFPQGMLGPQAEWNADELKPLSTDRNTEQGFYCGWNNKSSPDYPNSLNNMSYFFGPFHRAHVIEEYLESHDNLTFEEIRDLALNIATTDSIRDGGNPWAFVETYFRDAVNKNQTSERTRALAIMDGFDGHFVKGGKDKWMDGKDRSDAWMLANIWIQEVIDLTFTDELGNENSGVYDPEAAENDNNVYDADTENPEKWKNPTVLFNVILHGLNPDSAISNNHSWFDNVGTPDNVETAEGIIVTALDRALDKLGGRSWGVNKRGVIEFKHELLGEVVHTIPFASRSTYAHCVEMGGSGPRRIESMFPLGQSGSILAGPNGEPQLDGNFLSMIEVFYTFAHRDFPTFDSGDDDDDTCFIDVIRPR, from the coding sequence ATGAAACGCATTCATTGGTTACTGGTAATTTTACTGGCAGCGGTTATCGCTCTGCCCGCGACGTCTGTGGCCGAGGTCACGACCGCCCGGGATGACAAAGGGGTCTGGTTTATCAAGGGCCATGAGTCGGACAGCATCTATGATGTATTCAAAGAGATGGGCTATGCCGTGGCCACGGACCGGCTCTGGCAGATGGAGAAATACCGGCGGTCCGCTAATGGGACACTGGCTGAAATTCTCGGGGCTGGTGAAAACAATAAATTTCTCAACCAGGATATTCTGGTTCGGGTCACCGGCTACAGCGACACGGAGCTGAGCGAGGGCTTTGATGCCCTGGATGCGGAAACCCGGGAGATGATCCAGGGCTATGTGGACGGGGTTAACCAGCGGATTAACGAGGTCTCAGCCGACCTGACCCAGCTGCCCATTGAATTTCATGGGCTGGGTCAAAAGCTTGGATTGGGCGGCCCCCTGGTGCCGGACCAGTGGACCCCGGAAGATATCCTGGCCTGGGAGGCCGCATTGCTGCGTCAGTTCGATCCGGGCGCCCAGTCGAGGGGGCAGCTTGATAATGCCCGGTTAATCCAGTATCTGCAGACCGCATTCGGAGAAAATTTGGGAATGCAGATGTTTAATGATCTGCGCTGGAAAAATGATCCGGATGCCCAGACCTATATCCCGGAATCCAAGGCCAATACCAATACAACCGCGGCAGCCGGCCCAAAAGCCGCCGAAACCCGCAAGGTTGCCAACGCTCCTTCAACTCCGGCTGAAAAGGAAAAGGCAATCGCCAATGTTCAGAAAATCAGCGAGCCCATGGATAATCTTTGGGCGAACCGGGTGGAGACGCTCAAACAAATAAACGCCTATGTTAAGATGGGCTCCTATGCCTGGGTGGTCGACAAAGACAAAACCGCCTCCGGCCGGCCGATTATTTATTCCGGCCCGCAGATGGGATTCTCCGTTCCTTCCATCGTCATGGAGGGCTCCATAGAGGCGGCCGGCTTAAACATTTCCGGCATGGCCATACCCGGCCTGCCGGGCATCGTCATCGGCCGCACCCCGCATCATGCCTGGTCCATGCAGGTGGGACATGCCCATACCGTGGACTATTATTTTGAGACGCCGGCGGAAGTTACCTTTCATCGCACGGAAACCATAAAAGTGGCCGGCCAGGAAAATGTTGAATACCCGGTTTTCCGCTCCGACCACGGGCCGATTATCTCCCCGCGGCCCTATGATCCGGCAGGCTATAATCCCGCAGAAGATGATCCCCTGATTGCCTGGCGCTATTCGCACTGGGGCAAGGAGTTTGAAACCATCAAGGCCTTCCTCAACCTGGCGCGGGCCCAGAGCATGGACGAATTCGGGGCGGCCTTGAGAAACGTCGCGGTCAGCCAGCATTTCTGCTATGCGGACCAAGACGGCAACATCGCCTACTGGATGTCCGGCATGGATCCGGAGCGGCCCGATGGATTCGACTACCGCTTTCCGCAGGGCATGCTGGGGCCCCAGGCGGAATGGAACGCGGACGAGCTTAAGCCGCTTTCCACGGACAGAAATACAGAACAGGGCTTCTACTGCGGCTGGAACAACAAGTCGAGCCCGGATTACCCCAATTCGCTAAACAACATGAGCTATTTCTTCGGCCCCTTTCACCGGGCCCACGTGATCGAGGAGTACCTGGAAAGCCACGACAATCTGACATTTGAAGAAATCCGGGATCTGGCATTGAATATCGCCACCACGGACTCCATCCGGGACGGCGGCAATCCCTGGGCCTTTGTTGAAACCTATTTCCGGGATGCGGTCAACAAAAACCAAACATCTGAAAGAACCCGGGCTTTGGCGATCATGGACGGATTTGACGGCCATTTTGTGAAAGGCGGAAAAGACAAATGGATGGACGGCAAAGACCGATCAGACGCCTGGATGCTCGCCAACATCTGGATCCAGGAGGTAATTGATCTCACATTTACGGATGAGCTGGGTAACGAAAACTCCGGGGTCTATGATCCGGAGGCGGCGGAAAACGACAACAACGTATATGATGCGGATACGGAAAACCCGGAGAAATGGAAAAACCCCACGGTGCTGTTTAACGTCATCCTCCACGGCCTGAATCCGGACAGCGCGATTTCAAACAACCACAGCTGGTTCGATAATGTGGGGACCCCGGATAACGTTGAAACCGCGGAAGGGATTATCGTCACCGCTCTGGATAGAGCCCTGGATAAACTCGGCGGACGTTCATGGGGCGTAAATAAGCGCGGGGTGATTGAATTCAAGCATGAACTGCTGGGCGAGGTCGTTCACACCATCCCGTTTGCCTCCCGCTCCACCTACGCGCACTGCGTTGAAATGGGCGGATCCGGCCCGCGACGGATTGAAAGCATGTTCCCGCTGGGCCAGTCCGGCAGTATTCTGGCCGGTCCGAATGGGGAGCCCCAGCTTGATGGGAATTTCCTTTCCATGATCGAGGTCTTTTACACATTCGCCCACCGGGATTTCCCGACCTTTGACTCCGGGGATGACGATGATGACACCTGCTTTATCGATGTCATCCGGCCAAGGTAA
- a CDS encoding acetyl-CoA C-acyltransferase, whose protein sequence is MKEVVIVSACRTAIGAFGGTLKDMNGAHLGSIAMKEAVDRAGIESGIIDDIRFGCCMEPVDTLNVTRVSALLAGIPDTVPAVTINRVCISGMESVLSGMAMIQAGMADVILAGGMEHMSGAPYVLPNARWGCRLQDDVMVDALIRGLHCGSHVIPHPEDGPVDETQPPLSYFVGKPYIMGHTAEFIAQKHDISREEMDEVALRSHNNAERANKEGDFADEVVPVSVPRKKKDPLVFDKDEHFRPGLTMEDLKKLPPAFVPKIGKVTAGNSSGINDGAAAMVIMSAEKAKELGLKPLARIKATGKGACHPSVMGLSPVPAVKDLLTKSDYKLDDFELIELNEAFAAQYLGCEKELGLNREVVNVNGSGIGLGHPVGCTGARIMVSLMYAMKKQGKSLGMATLCGGGGVSMASVIEMM, encoded by the coding sequence ATGAAGGAAGTTGTCATTGTATCCGCCTGCCGGACGGCCATCGGGGCTTTCGGCGGCACCCTGAAGGATATGAACGGGGCGCATCTCGGCAGTATCGCCATGAAAGAGGCGGTTGACCGGGCGGGCATTGAATCGGGCATTATTGATGATATCCGCTTCGGCTGCTGTATGGAGCCGGTTGACACCTTAAATGTGACCCGGGTTTCGGCGCTTCTGGCGGGCATCCCGGATACTGTTCCGGCGGTAACCATCAACCGGGTGTGCATCTCCGGCATGGAGTCCGTGCTCTCCGGCATGGCCATGATCCAGGCGGGGATGGCGGATGTGATTCTGGCCGGCGGGATGGAGCACATGTCCGGCGCCCCCTATGTACTGCCCAATGCCCGCTGGGGCTGCCGGCTGCAGGATGACGTGATGGTGGATGCGCTGATCCGCGGGCTGCACTGCGGTTCCCACGTCATCCCGCATCCGGAGGACGGGCCGGTGGATGAGACCCAGCCGCCGCTTTCCTATTTTGTGGGAAAACCCTACATCATGGGCCACACAGCGGAATTCATCGCCCAGAAACACGATATCTCAAGGGAGGAAATGGATGAGGTGGCATTGCGGAGTCACAACAATGCGGAGCGGGCCAACAAGGAAGGCGATTTTGCCGATGAGGTGGTGCCGGTATCCGTGCCGCGGAAGAAAAAGGACCCGCTTGTCTTTGACAAGGACGAGCATTTCCGTCCCGGTCTGACCATGGAGGATCTCAAGAAGCTGCCGCCCGCATTTGTGCCCAAAATCGGCAAGGTGACCGCCGGCAATTCCAGCGGGATTAATGACGGGGCCGCCGCCATGGTGATCATGTCCGCGGAAAAGGCAAAGGAGCTTGGCCTTAAGCCCCTGGCACGCATCAAGGCCACCGGCAAAGGCGCCTGCCATCCTTCGGTGATGGGACTTTCCCCGGTGCCCGCGGTGAAGGACCTGCTGACAAAAAGCGATTACAAGCTGGACGACTTTGAGCTGATCGAACTTAACGAAGCCTTTGCCGCCCAGTATCTGGGCTGTGAAAAGGAGCTGGGGTTAAACCGCGAAGTCGTGAACGTGAACGGCTCCGGCATCGGCCTGGGCCATCCGGTGGGCTGCACCGGCGCCCGGATTATGGTGTCCTTGATGTATGCCATGAAAAAACAGGGAAAATCCCTGGGCATGGCCACGCTTTGCGGCGGGGGTGGTGTGTCCATGGCGTCAGTAATTGAAATGATGTAA
- a CDS encoding deoxyribodipyrimidine photo-lyase, with amino-acid sequence MIHEARIRHLIGVPPRDGSYVLYWMQQAQRTEYNHALAFAAQTADELDLPLVVGFVLTPDFPEANLRHYQFMLEGIRDVQAGLDRADIPFVLRMGEMVASVVKLAEKAAWVVTDVGYLRIQREWRDKVAKAITCPFTAVETDVIVPVAVASEKEETAARTLRPKVLKRKDEFFDPVPAPRGRGLPAALPDGISEAVDPARLLSEISVDAGVSPVSAFKGGQQAAKVLLNRFIGEKLTDYETLARDPVAQCQSDLSPYLHFGQISPIAVYQEVSRADAPDTAKWAFLEQLLVRRELGINFVYHNPGYDSYESAVPQWAQKSLKAHQSDPRPYVYTRDQFEAAETHDPYWNAAQMEMMVTGKMHNYMRMYWGKKIIEWTKDPAEAFDIMLYLNNKYELDGRDANSFTGVAWCFGKHDRPWQEREIFGKVRYMNARGLERKFKIAQYVDRVNSL; translated from the coding sequence ATGATTCATGAGGCCCGAATACGCCACTTGATCGGGGTCCCGCCCCGGGACGGATCCTATGTTTTGTACTGGATGCAGCAGGCCCAGCGCACGGAATACAATCACGCCCTGGCCTTTGCCGCTCAAACCGCGGATGAACTGGACCTTCCGCTTGTTGTCGGATTTGTGCTGACCCCGGATTTTCCGGAGGCCAATCTGCGCCACTACCAGTTTATGCTGGAAGGCATCCGGGATGTCCAGGCAGGCCTTGACAGGGCGGATATCCCCTTTGTCCTTCGGATGGGCGAAATGGTCGCCTCTGTTGTCAAGCTGGCCGAAAAGGCGGCCTGGGTGGTAACGGATGTCGGGTATTTAAGAATTCAACGCGAGTGGCGGGATAAAGTGGCCAAAGCGATCACCTGTCCGTTTACCGCGGTGGAGACGGATGTGATCGTCCCGGTGGCCGTGGCCTCGGAAAAAGAGGAAACCGCCGCCCGCACATTGCGGCCCAAAGTTTTAAAGCGGAAAGATGAATTTTTTGATCCGGTTCCCGCTCCCCGCGGCCGCGGCCTTCCGGCGGCGCTGCCGGATGGCATTTCCGAGGCGGTTGATCCGGCCCGGCTGCTTTCCGAAATATCGGTAGATGCCGGTGTTTCCCCGGTATCTGCATTTAAGGGCGGCCAGCAGGCGGCAAAGGTCCTTTTGAACCGGTTTATCGGGGAAAAACTGACGGATTATGAAACCCTGGCCCGGGATCCGGTGGCCCAATGCCAGTCGGATTTGAGTCCCTATCTTCATTTCGGGCAGATTTCGCCGATAGCCGTATACCAGGAAGTGAGCCGTGCGGATGCGCCGGATACCGCTAAATGGGCATTTCTTGAACAGCTCCTGGTCCGGCGGGAGCTTGGCATCAATTTTGTTTACCACAATCCGGGCTATGACAGCTATGAATCCGCCGTGCCGCAGTGGGCACAGAAAAGCCTGAAAGCCCATCAGTCAGATCCCCGCCCCTATGTCTATACCCGGGATCAGTTTGAGGCGGCTGAAACCCATGACCCTTACTGGAATGCCGCGCAGATGGAGATGATGGTAACCGGGAAGATGCACAATTACATGCGCATGTACTGGGGAAAAAAAATTATCGAATGGACCAAAGATCCGGCCGAGGCCTTTGACATCATGCTCTATTTAAACAACAAATACGAACTGGACGGCCGGGATGCGAACAGCTTCACCGGTGTGGCCTGGTGTTTCGGCAAACACGACCGGCCGTGGCAGGAGCGGGAAATTTTCGGCAAGGTCCGCTACATGAATGCCAGGGGGCTTGAGCGAAAGTTTAAAATCGCACAGTATGTAGACCGGGTGAATTCGCTTTGA
- a CDS encoding ABC-ATPase domain-containing protein has protein sequence MLPENELKSQLRRINGKGYKAYKDIKGSYQFPNYQLMLDHIQGDPFASPSRARVRVDRQSAGFAPAVTQNKSRQVAACDFLTRRFFASCRKISKGRRGTGKGGLITIDGPGQEILERTAMVITDTYVEARFRIGLPAHGRKIAGNDAEAMFFDELPRIVNQSLFSRNLDMEALDRHIQTAEDADTARSLLPGHGLIAFVADGSLLPRRSGIDSRPMPAKEAIAFQSPETYRVTLELPNAGSVSGMGIPAGVTLIVGGGYHGKSTLLAAIELGIYNHIPGDGRELAVTIENTQKIRACDGRNIEKTDISPFINNLPFQKETAAFSTENASGSTSQAANIAEAIEAGAEAILLDEDTSATNFMIRDHRMQQLVKKAQEPITPFIDKVRQLFSDKNISTVLVMGGSGDYFTMADHVIQMTEYQPYDVTAAARAIAMETGTDRWNEGGGQFGDIRHRTPLPESFNPYKGNNKLKIAARGINEIQFGSDNIDISDLEQLVDISQITALGHAIHYAAGHIDGRRSLKELVEQVLADINAQGLDALTPYITGEIAEFRALDLAAAINRMRSLKMRQSG, from the coding sequence ATGTTACCGGAAAACGAGTTAAAATCCCAGCTCCGGCGAATTAACGGCAAAGGCTACAAGGCCTACAAGGACATCAAAGGCAGCTATCAATTCCCGAATTACCAATTAATGCTTGACCACATTCAGGGCGACCCTTTTGCTTCGCCAAGCCGCGCCCGGGTGCGCGTGGATCGCCAATCCGCGGGCTTTGCGCCGGCTGTCACCCAAAATAAAAGCCGGCAGGTGGCGGCCTGTGATTTTTTGACCCGCCGGTTTTTTGCCTCCTGCCGAAAAATTTCCAAAGGCCGCCGGGGCACCGGCAAGGGCGGCTTGATCACCATTGACGGACCGGGCCAGGAAATCCTTGAGCGCACCGCCATGGTGATCACCGACACCTATGTGGAGGCCCGGTTCCGGATCGGGCTTCCGGCCCATGGCCGAAAAATCGCCGGAAATGACGCGGAGGCCATGTTCTTTGACGAGCTGCCCCGAATCGTTAATCAGTCGCTTTTCAGCAGAAACCTGGACATGGAGGCGCTCGACCGGCATATCCAAACCGCCGAAGATGCGGATACGGCCAGATCCCTCTTGCCCGGGCACGGCCTGATCGCCTTTGTGGCAGACGGCAGCCTGCTCCCCCGGCGAAGCGGCATTGATTCCCGCCCCATGCCGGCCAAGGAGGCCATCGCCTTTCAATCGCCTGAGACTTACCGGGTTACGCTTGAGCTTCCCAACGCCGGCAGCGTATCCGGCATGGGCATCCCGGCCGGCGTCACCCTGATCGTGGGCGGCGGCTATCACGGCAAATCAACGCTTTTGGCCGCCATTGAACTGGGCATTTACAACCATATCCCGGGCGACGGCCGGGAACTTGCCGTAACCATAGAAAATACGCAAAAAATCAGGGCCTGTGACGGCCGGAATATCGAAAAAACCGATATTTCGCCGTTTATCAACAATCTGCCCTTTCAAAAGGAAACCGCCGCATTTTCCACCGAAAACGCCAGCGGCAGCACCTCCCAGGCGGCAAATATTGCCGAGGCCATTGAGGCGGGCGCCGAGGCCATCCTTTTGGATGAGGACACGTCTGCCACCAATTTCATGATCCGGGACCATCGCATGCAGCAGCTGGTCAAAAAAGCGCAGGAGCCCATCACCCCGTTTATCGACAAAGTGCGGCAGCTTTTTTCGGATAAAAACATATCCACGGTCCTGGTCATGGGCGGCTCAGGCGATTATTTCACTATGGCCGATCATGTGATCCAGATGACCGAGTACCAGCCCTATGATGTCACCGCCGCGGCCCGGGCCATCGCCATGGAAACCGGCACGGACCGCTGGAATGAGGGGGGCGGACAATTCGGCGACATCCGGCACCGCACGCCGCTTCCGGAAAGCTTTAATCCATACAAAGGCAATAACAAACTAAAAATCGCCGCCCGCGGGATTAATGAAATCCAGTTCGGCAGCGACAATATTGACATTTCCGATCTGGAACAGCTGGTGGATATCTCCCAGATTACCGCCCTGGGGCATGCCATCCATTATGCCGCAGGACATATTGACGGCCGCCGATCCTTAAAAGAGCTGGTCGAACAGGTTCTTGCGGATATCAATGCCCAGGGGCTGGACGCCTTAACCCCCTACATCACCGGCGAGATCGCCGAATTCCGGGCTCTGGATCTGGCCGCCGCCATCAACCGGATGCGGTCGCTCAAAATGCGGCAGTCCGGGTAA